Within the Emticicia oligotrophica DSM 17448 genome, the region GCGAAAGACCGTTTACTTTGGTCAAAACAACTTTATCTGTGGGATAAGCCAATTGCATGGAAGGGTCGCCCAATAATGAGAAATTTCGATTAAAAACACCGCTTAAAGAATTATTTTTAGTAACTCGAAAAATATCACCTAATCTAAAAACTGACCCTGCTTTTACTTTCAAAAATGCTTGATAAAATGCACTATTAAGCAAAAAATTAGTATTTGAATAAACTGGTCGAGTGGTTGTGAGCAAACCAATCGCCGCACCCTTGGGACTAAGCATGGCCATTTCGGCTCCAGAAACATTCCCAGGGTCATCGAATCGGCCAAACGAGCAAGTAGCAGTCAAGAAAACTGGCATATTGCTCAAATTTCGCCAAGTCAGAATTTGTTCTCTAGTTAGCACTTTTTCTTCTGTCCAACCATCTACGCCGCCGTGCCCGCTGTAATTAATAATCAAAGAACCTTCATTCACAATCCTATTAATAGCTCGATTAGTTGCGGGCGAAATTGCTCCATTAGCCGTTGCAATTTGTGGGAAAGCATCTAAATAGATTTTATTAATTTGCCAATCTTGGTTGTTTTTAACCGCCATTTCGGCAATATCATCGGCATCTTGTTGATGAATATTAAAATCTCCATCATCGGCCACAAAGCTAATTTTTCTTCGCCAACTACCCATTGTTTTTTGGGTTTGAGCATAATAAATTAGTTTATCAACAACATTTTTTGCTTCCTCATAATTTTTAACTGGCAGACGTCCTATGCTAATATCAAGTGAGTGATTTCCTTCATTATTTTCTAGCCATTCACCTTCATTTTCTTCGAAAAACCCAAAATAATCATCCGAAGCATAACTATTGACAGGATTCAATGACTCTCGACTTTCATAGGTAGGAATTTGCAACTTAGTATCTATGCCAGCATATTGAATCAGATTTTTATAATCAAAACTTGCATCAGCAAAAAGTAGTAAATACTTCAATTTTTGAGGGTTTTTCTGCCATAAAAACCTTCCAAAATCACGAATAGCCGTGGGGTCTGGACTTCCATTACCAAATTCATTATAAATCTGTTCGATATCTATTACTATAGCATCCAATGCGTCATTCTTTTTTCTAAAATCAGCTAATCTTTGTGCCTGTTCGTGCCAAAAACTCACACTAACTATCAATAAATCAGGCACTTGTACTTGTTGAAGATTTTGATTCTGAATTTTATGAATAGCGTTGGGTTCGAGTAAATTAGCTTCAGAAAACAAGACAAAAGTTTTTAATTGATTTTGGGTTTCGGTGTTAAAAACAGCTTCTGAATTATTTATCTGAAAAGGTATATTTTCAACAGTAAGTGCATTCGAAACATCCCATATTTTTTGATTATTCGATGCTTGACTTAGGGCAAAAGTGCTTATTTTATTTTTTAAACTTTCTATCGACCTAACTATTGTTTGCTGAGCATAAAATTGAAGTTTTCGCTTCATTTGTACCTCAAAATAATTCAAATATGCAACTGATGAACTTTGATTGTTTTTATTAAAACTAAAAATCAACTTTTGGGTATTTTTTCCATTGGCAAGTGCTGTAAATGATTGAATGCTTTCATTGCCTTTGATATCATAAGTACCTGTTCCGATGGCTCGTAGGGGTTGTTCACCAACGAGCGAATCGGCATTGAGTTTTAGGCTCACTTTTGTACTGACAAATGAAGCTCCGAGAATAGCTGAATTTATTTTGATAGATGAACCTGCTACAACACCTTCAGATTTTACATCAAAACTCATATCAGGACTTACGCCAAATGATTCGCCGTACCACTCTCGCCCCGAACCACCTAAATCTCTTCCACCTGAGCTAATAATATTTTTTTGGTCGAGTTCATGGAAAGAAAAATCATCAAATGTTCGAATGAAATTTCCAACATTTGTTGGTAGTGTCTGATTCTTCACACGAAGGCCTTTAGAATCTGATAGATTTAAAAATACAAATGTGGTATCGGAATATGGATTGTTTAGATGCGAAAAATTTTGATTTTCGGCATTATAAATAATCTTATGCGGACTTTCAGCAAAGAATAAGATATAATCAGCGGGGTCAAACTTACCATCGTTTTCTCCAATAACTTCAATGGCATTTTCGGTTAAATCTGCTAAACGCTTTGCATTATTGGCTTGTGGTAAAACTCCCGCCCCATTCCCAAAAATTCTAATATTTTGAGGATTAATTTTCCCAATATCAATACCTGCTGATTGCAAAAAAGCTGCATCAATTTTGTGTACGCCTGTGCGTGTAGTAGCAATTTTATACCATTGCCCGGTTGCTAAAACCGACTGAGCTACTGAAGATTGTGTAATGAAAAAGGTAGCAAATAAGCACAAAAATATCTTCCCATTTGTGCTAATAAATCGAAAAATACTGTGAACCCTATTCGCTTTATTCAAAAACATATTGTTTAATAAAGTTAGTCTTATGGTTTTTACCTTTCTACAAAAACGCTTTATCTCAAGAAAATGATGAGTATTTAAACATCTTTTTGATAAAAAATATATAAAACTAAAGCTGTTTAGAAGCTAAACTTAAATTGGATTGACACGTGCTGAACCTAAAATAGTATATCGGCGTTTAGATTTTTTTTCTACACAAAGAATTCGTGTACGTCGTTTTTCTATTTTCTGAAAAACATTACCTCTAAACTCAAACCATTGATTATCGGGCAGTTCGGTTAATATAATCCCCGTTGCTTGCTCCTTATCGAAACTCCTCAAAGCCTCTGATAATGGGGCGTAACTAACCGATGAAGCCGCAGGGTTTTGCATGTAATTTCTGAGTGGAACCAGCAGATTTTCGGGAAAAACAAATTCGTTTAAAATTGGAGCCATCAGCTGCTGAAAATGTTGTTTCCATTCTTTTCCATGCGGTGCGATTCTTCGACGACCTTTATGGAGCCAAGTTCGTTGATGTGCAATTTCATGAATATAAGTTACCAAAAAAGCATACGGGTTGAGGTCATTATTAATGGTAATTTTATGGTGTCCTTCACGAAAAATATAATTACCAAAACACGTACTTCTCGTACGAGAAATTTTGAAATGAAAAGGTTGTTCTCGCCACAAATCCCAACAATACGTAATGGCAGGTTGAGGCAAGTGTTTTGTCAGAATCTCACGCATTTTTTGCTGACTTACTTCATCAATCAGTATTTTAGGCGGAGTGTCGGGCTCCAAGACTTTCTGGATGGTATTTTTTATTGTTCTTAGCATCATTTGCTCTACACTCCCATAAAACTTTGTAGAATAATCACAGCACTAATTTTATCAATATTACCTTTTACTTGGCGGTCTTTTTTCTTCATTCCCCCCGCAATCATGGTTTGCATAGCCATTTTTGAGGTAAAACGCTCATCGTGTAAATGAATAGGTATTTCGGGGAAAATATTTTTCAATTCAAGCACAAAACGCTCTACGTAGGCAGTACCATCAGTACTCGAACCATCA harbors:
- a CDS encoding SprT-like domain-containing protein produces the protein MMLRTIKNTIQKVLEPDTPPKILIDEVSQQKMREILTKHLPQPAITYCWDLWREQPFHFKISRTRSTCFGNYIFREGHHKITINNDLNPYAFLVTYIHEIAHQRTWLHKGRRRIAPHGKEWKQHFQQLMAPILNEFVFPENLLVPLRNYMQNPAASSVSYAPLSEALRSFDKEQATGIILTELPDNQWFEFRGNVFQKIEKRRTRILCVEKKSKRRYTILGSARVNPI
- the ruvX gene encoding Holliday junction resolvase RuvX, encoding MPRILAIDYGAKRTGLAVTDPSKIIASALETVPTDSLLDYLKKYTQNEAVEAFVVGMPKNLDGSSTDGTAYVERFVLELKNIFPEIPIHLHDERFTSKMAMQTMIAGGMKKKDRQVKGNIDKISAVIILQSFMGV
- the porU gene encoding type IX secretion system sortase PorU: MFLNKANRVHSIFRFISTNGKIFLCLFATFFITQSSVAQSVLATGQWYKIATTRTGVHKIDAAFLQSAGIDIGKINPQNIRIFGNGAGVLPQANNAKRLADLTENAIEVIGENDGKFDPADYILFFAESPHKIIYNAENQNFSHLNNPYSDTTFVFLNLSDSKGLRVKNQTLPTNVGNFIRTFDDFSFHELDQKNIISSGGRDLGGSGREWYGESFGVSPDMSFDVKSEGVVAGSSIKINSAILGASFVSTKVSLKLNADSLVGEQPLRAIGTGTYDIKGNESIQSFTALANGKNTQKLIFSFNKNNQSSSVAYLNYFEVQMKRKLQFYAQQTIVRSIESLKNKISTFALSQASNNQKIWDVSNALTVENIPFQINNSEAVFNTETQNQLKTFVLFSEANLLEPNAIHKIQNQNLQQVQVPDLLIVSVSFWHEQAQRLADFRKKNDALDAIVIDIEQIYNEFGNGSPDPTAIRDFGRFLWQKNPQKLKYLLLFADASFDYKNLIQYAGIDTKLQIPTYESRESLNPVNSYASDDYFGFFEENEGEWLENNEGNHSLDISIGRLPVKNYEEAKNVVDKLIYYAQTQKTMGSWRRKISFVADDGDFNIHQQDADDIAEMAVKNNQDWQINKIYLDAFPQIATANGAISPATNRAINRIVNEGSLIINYSGHGGVDGWTEEKVLTREQILTWRNLSNMPVFLTATCSFGRFDDPGNVSGAEMAMLSPKGAAIGLLTTTRPVYSNTNFLLNSAFYQAFLKVKAGSVFRLGDIFRVTKNNSLSGVFNRNFSLLGDPSMQLAYPTDKVVLTKVNGLSPEKQTLKALSRVSLEGEIQASTGKLKNNFSGKVLVSVFDKPSEISTLGQKTEKFKYKAYRNQLFEGIVEVKNGGFKLSFIVPKDINYQLGLGRVSFYAISSDSLTDATGSFNELMVGGSETNILNDTKPPEIKLSVDKNNVLSAEISDENGINISQAGVGHEMLLVLNDTLQVVVNQYFVNENELTKGVLKYNLGELPAGRHTIRLKVWDTYNNSAERALEFVVERVDLKILRAYNYPNPVENTTSFYIEHNAENQDLTIKLSIFDASGKQIFEHSENCYVCDKTLNVGMEVEPKKWKAGTYIYRISVSSSSENKTSSFAGKMLFWK